In Spirosoma sp. KUDC1026, the sequence TTCCTTTTTATCGATGTCCTCGTCTTCATCCACCCACTTCCAATCTTCGGCAGTGGCGTCCAGAATACTCAGCAGGCTGGCCAGCTTGGCGGGGTCGCGCTCCTTGCTGACAAGCTCATTTGTATTGGTCAGGTAAAGCACGATACGTTCGTCTTCTAGCCACTGCAGATCATTAAGTGAATCGTTGAGGGCATCCAGGTTGAAGCCAAAATCCGGGATCTCCAGTAAATCTGCCATCGCTTCGTAAAACTGACGAAGTGTGAGGGTCTTACTACCGTCGATATGAGCAATGAACGAGTCGGCGAAATGCGTTTCTAATTCGCGTTCCGACTGGCAAATGAAAATATTGGGTGTCATTTTATTTCTGTAAACGTATTGTAATGATCGGCTGTGTAATACGCCCGGTTGTCGGAACCGGTAACTAACCGTTCGGCTCCGCGATTTTTGCCCCGGACCTTGGGATTAACATCCCATTCCCGGTACCGGATTTTCTCACCGGACAGATCATTTCTGGGTAGATGATTTTCAAAGTTACCAAATACCCGCCCACCAACGTAGTTATCAGGAGCCCGGCCGTTTTTTCGAACATAATTCAGTACCCTGATGACTTTATCCGGAATTCGTTCCGACGCATGTACGGCAATCTGATCCTGATTTGACCGGAATTTAGCTGGCTGGTGTTGCCGTTTCTGGAGCTTGCGTTCGGATCGATAGGTGTCCTGTTGCGTTACGTCCTGACGATTGGATTCCCGTTGATCTGTTCGGCAGGCAGTGCTGCCAAAGAGGCCAATTATCAGCAGACAGAGTTGAAAGAATAAGCGAAGCGACGACATGTATTCTGCAGCAGGTTAAAGCAACAGGCAAAGAAAGTAGATTGGCATAAAAAAGCCCTCCGTTCTGGGGAGGGCTTTCCTGATTAGTTCAGTGAAAAAAGCGGAATCCGGGCCGCTACCATGTTATGAAACAATAGTTCGGTAATCATGGGGGTCATGTACTTAATAAGCGGAAACTCCGAAATTGATTCCATCACTTCCATTTCTGAATCAGCCTTAACAATGCACCACAACTTCTGACGATCGGCTGACAATGAATAGGAGAGCAAGACCCCCTTCTCCATCATTTCGTCAATTTTGAGCCGTTGCGCTGGGATTCGATTCATAAACCCATCATCCATGTGAGTGGGCAGGTCAAATTCAACCATGTACTGGCTCATAAGCATTGCTGTTAGTGAACAGTCGGGGAAACACCCCCCTCTATCAGCAAATTAACAATGTTTAGCTCATCTTCGTTGATCGAGTGCGGAAAATTAGGATATAATTTAGCCGTTACGTCCGCACCCAGGCCGCGCAATACCTGCTCACTTTCCAGAAAGCGATCTTTGGGAATATGACTGTCCCGGTCGCTGCACCCCATAAAAATGGGTGTCTGATCGAACGAGCCCTCATACTTCCAGGTCGTGCCGGGAGGGCCGATAAGAGCCCCACTCAGGCCAAAAATACCGCCGTACTGCGTCGCGTTACGTGCCAGGAACTCCAGCAGCAGACAAGCTCCCTGCGAAAAACCAAGCCAGTAAATTTGCGGTAGCTTGAAATTATAGTCTGATTGCAAACGAGCTCGCAGACTGCTCAGTACCTCCAGCGCCGATGATAACGATGGTTCGTTCTCGTCCGTCGGGCGCATAAACGAATACGGATACCAAGTATTTCCCTGTGCTTCGGGCGCGACAAAGGCAAAGTCATCGGATTTGATGTACCTGGATAACGTCAGAATATCGGCTGCTGAGCCCCCACGCCCGTGAACCATCACCATTACCTTGCTGGCTTCGGTGAGTGGTTTCCCGGCGTAATGAAGGTTATTTGGATTATGAATCATCGTATGTGTTTTTCA encodes:
- a CDS encoding muconolactone Delta-isomerase family protein — translated: MSQYMVEFDLPTHMDDGFMNRIPAQRLKIDEMMEKGVLLSYSLSADRQKLWCIVKADSEMEVMESISEFPLIKYMTPMITELLFHNMVAARIPLFSLN
- a CDS encoding barstar family protein codes for the protein MTPNIFICQSERELETHFADSFIAHIDGSKTLTLRQFYEAMADLLEIPDFGFNLDALNDSLNDLQWLEDERIVLYLTNTNELVSKERDPAKLASLLSILDATAEDWKWVDEDEDIDKKEIIIVFEDSPRIRQLLDRESIAYRMLAELA
- a CDS encoding alpha/beta hydrolase, coding for MIHNPNNLHYAGKPLTEASKVMVMVHGRGGSAADILTLSRYIKSDDFAFVAPEAQGNTWYPYSFMRPTDENEPSLSSALEVLSSLRARLQSDYNFKLPQIYWLGFSQGACLLLEFLARNATQYGGIFGLSGALIGPPGTTWKYEGSFDQTPIFMGCSDRDSHIPKDRFLESEQVLRGLGADVTAKLYPNFPHSINEDELNIVNLLIEGGVSPTVH
- a CDS encoding ribonuclease domain-containing protein: MSSLRLFFQLCLLIIGLFGSTACRTDQRESNRQDVTQQDTYRSERKLQKRQHQPAKFRSNQDQIAVHASERIPDKVIRVLNYVRKNGRAPDNYVGGRVFGNFENHLPRNDLSGEKIRYREWDVNPKVRGKNRGAERLVTGSDNRAYYTADHYNTFTEIK